A stretch of Lysobacter sp. K5869 DNA encodes these proteins:
- the mdoH gene encoding glucans biosynthesis glucosyltransferase MdoH, producing the protein MNATAAPPHRPAASVPYEALPPESPMAMPVQSLKAGALSSNPLPTAPRGMALRRLYVIGGAALLTLIAAYHILRVLYVGGLSVLEGALLGLFLFLFAWIALAFTSSLAGFVLILSRRRWRMGLKQGGELPELGERTALLAPTYNEDPERLMAGLQAIYESVEATGQLDKFDFFILSDTTKEPVRQAEIRAFNALRERTGGHARIFYRRRKNNAERKAGNIAEWVRRFGGAYPQMLILDADSLMTGEVIVKLSGAMERHPDVALIQTLPMIVNGQTLFARMQQFAGRVYGPVIAYGIAWWHGAESNYWGHNAIIRTRAFADHAGLPELRGRKPFGGTVLSHDFVEAALMRRGGWALHMIPGLVGSYEEGPPSLTDMLVRDRRWCQGNLQHTAVLPAKGLHWISRMHLMIGIGHYFTAPMWAMLMLIGLVIPLDKLDYFSWQSIRLPGFSPSAYWRDQDPDRVLWVFIATMAVLLAPKFMAYLALLTDRETRRGCGGAIRAFFSMIFETLLAALMAPVTMYLQSRGVAEVLSGKDSGWESQRRDDGSLPLSGLIRSYGGLTLFGVLIGGMAYAISPPLAAWMSPVILGLIVSIPVVAFTSARGPGLWLRKLGIFRIPEEISPPPVLVRATQLRAEAAKRSSV; encoded by the coding sequence ATGAACGCAACTGCCGCACCCCCGCACCGCCCCGCCGCCTCCGTGCCTTACGAAGCGCTGCCGCCCGAATCGCCGATGGCGATGCCGGTGCAGTCGCTCAAGGCCGGGGCCTTGTCGTCCAATCCGCTGCCGACCGCGCCGCGCGGCATGGCCCTGCGCCGCCTGTACGTGATCGGCGGCGCCGCGCTGCTGACCCTGATCGCGGCGTACCACATCCTGCGCGTGCTCTACGTCGGCGGGCTCAGCGTGCTGGAAGGCGCCTTGCTGGGCCTGTTCTTGTTCCTGTTCGCGTGGATCGCGCTGGCCTTCACCAGTTCGCTGGCGGGCTTCGTCCTGATCCTGTCGCGCCGGCGTTGGCGGATGGGGCTCAAGCAAGGCGGCGAACTGCCCGAACTGGGCGAGCGCACCGCGCTGCTGGCGCCGACCTACAACGAAGATCCCGAGCGGCTGATGGCCGGCTTGCAGGCGATCTACGAATCGGTCGAGGCCACCGGCCAACTCGATAAGTTCGACTTCTTCATCCTCAGCGACACCACCAAGGAACCGGTGCGCCAGGCCGAGATCCGCGCGTTCAACGCGCTGCGCGAACGCACCGGCGGCCATGCGCGGATCTTCTACCGCCGGCGCAAGAACAACGCCGAGCGCAAGGCCGGCAACATCGCCGAGTGGGTGCGCCGCTTCGGCGGCGCCTATCCGCAGATGCTGATCCTCGACGCCGACAGCCTGATGACCGGCGAGGTGATCGTGAAGCTGTCCGGCGCGATGGAACGGCACCCGGACGTGGCGCTGATCCAGACCCTGCCGATGATCGTCAACGGCCAGACCCTGTTCGCGCGCATGCAGCAGTTCGCCGGCCGCGTGTACGGCCCGGTGATCGCCTACGGCATCGCCTGGTGGCACGGCGCGGAGAGCAATTACTGGGGCCACAACGCGATCATCCGCACCCGCGCCTTCGCCGATCACGCCGGTCTGCCCGAGCTGCGCGGGCGCAAGCCCTTCGGCGGCACCGTGCTCAGCCACGACTTCGTCGAGGCCGCGCTGATGCGCCGCGGCGGCTGGGCGCTGCACATGATTCCGGGATTGGTCGGCAGCTACGAGGAAGGCCCGCCGTCGCTGACCGACATGCTGGTGCGCGACCGCCGCTGGTGCCAGGGCAACCTGCAGCACACCGCGGTGCTGCCGGCCAAGGGCTTGCACTGGATCAGCCGCATGCACCTGATGATCGGCATCGGCCATTACTTCACCGCGCCGATGTGGGCGATGCTGATGCTGATCGGTCTGGTGATTCCGCTCGACAAGCTCGATTACTTCAGCTGGCAGAGCATCCGCTTGCCGGGCTTCTCGCCCAGCGCGTACTGGCGCGATCAGGATCCCGACCGGGTGCTGTGGGTGTTCATCGCCACCATGGCGGTGCTGCTGGCGCCGAAGTTCATGGCCTATCTGGCCCTGCTGACCGACCGCGAGACCCGGCGCGGCTGCGGCGGCGCGATCCGCGCGTTTTTCAGCATGATCTTCGAAACCCTGCTGGCCGCGCTGATGGCGCCGGTGACCATGTACCTGCAATCGCGCGGCGTCGCCGAAGTGCTGTCCGGCAAGGACTCGGGCTGGGAATCGCAGCGCCGCGACGACGGCAGCCTGCCGCTGTCGGGCCTGATCCGCAGCTACGGCGGGCTGACCCTGTTCGGCGTGCTGATCGGCGGCATGGCCTATGCGATCTCGCCGCCGCTGGCGGCGTGGATGTCGCCGGTGATCCTGGGCCTGATCGTGTCGATCCCGGTGGTGGCCTTCACCTCCGCGCGCGGGCCGGGGCTGTGGCTGCGCAAGCTCGGCATCTTCCGCATTCCCGAAGAGATCAGCCCGCCGCCGGTGCTGGTGCGCGCGACCCAGTTGCGCGCCGAAGCGGCGAAGCGTTCTTCGGTTTGA
- a CDS encoding glucan biosynthesis protein G, with amino-acid sequence MHRRELIKAGLSLPLAAWAAGGAWPTWAVAAGPAQAFGADTVPALARALAAQPYRAPATDLPAGLGQVDYDRWRDIRFDPKQALWKNDGLPFQVQLFHRAFLFKQRVELNLVDGGQAVPVRYRSELFDFGKAPRPPKDADLGFAGFRVHAPINRADYFDEVCAFLGASYFRAVARDLLYGLSARGLALNTGVGDREEFPAFVAFWIERPAKNAQSVVVHALLDSPSTAGAMRFVVTPGADTTFDTTLRLYPRVALDRVGIAPLTSMYHFDDTDRRGVDDFRPAVHDSDGLALFNGAGEQIWRPLHNPKSVQESAFQDRRPRGFGLMQRKRAFADYADSEAHYERRPSLWVEPSGDWGEGAVHLLEIPTGDEYHDNIVAFWRPRAPLAAGREHRFDYRLHWCAKHAWKPELATVSRTRIGAGTDGARLIVLDFDGGRLPKLAAGAQARAVVWASAGQVAQATAHAIAGSGAWRLSFQLAPGDARAIELRAVMEDASGPLSETWLYRWTA; translated from the coding sequence TTGCACCGACGCGAACTGATCAAGGCCGGACTGAGCCTGCCGCTGGCCGCCTGGGCCGCGGGCGGCGCGTGGCCGACCTGGGCAGTCGCGGCGGGACCGGCGCAGGCCTTCGGCGCCGACACCGTGCCGGCGCTGGCGCGCGCGCTCGCGGCCCAGCCGTATCGCGCGCCGGCGACCGATCTGCCGGCGGGCTTGGGGCAGGTCGATTACGACCGCTGGCGCGACATCCGCTTCGATCCCAAGCAGGCGCTGTGGAAGAACGATGGCCTGCCGTTCCAGGTGCAGTTGTTCCATCGCGCGTTCTTGTTCAAGCAGCGCGTCGAGCTGAATCTGGTCGACGGCGGCCAAGCGGTGCCGGTGCGCTATCGCAGCGAGCTGTTCGATTTCGGCAAGGCGCCGCGCCCGCCTAAGGACGCGGACCTGGGCTTCGCCGGCTTCCGCGTGCACGCGCCGATCAATCGTGCGGACTACTTCGACGAAGTCTGCGCCTTCCTCGGCGCCAGCTATTTCCGCGCGGTGGCGCGCGATCTGCTGTACGGCTTGTCGGCGCGCGGTCTGGCGCTGAACACCGGCGTCGGCGACCGCGAGGAATTCCCCGCGTTCGTGGCGTTCTGGATCGAGCGGCCGGCGAAGAACGCCCAGTCCGTCGTCGTGCACGCGCTGCTCGACAGCCCCAGCACCGCCGGCGCGATGCGCTTCGTCGTCACCCCCGGCGCCGACACCACCTTCGACACCACGCTGCGTTTGTACCCGCGCGTGGCCCTGGACCGGGTCGGCATCGCGCCGCTGACCAGCATGTACCACTTCGACGACACCGACCGTCGCGGCGTCGACGACTTCCGCCCGGCCGTGCACGATTCCGACGGTTTGGCCCTGTTCAACGGCGCCGGCGAGCAGATCTGGCGCCCGCTGCACAATCCCAAGAGCGTGCAGGAAAGCGCGTTCCAGGACCGCCGCCCGCGCGGGTTCGGGCTGATGCAGCGCAAGCGCGCCTTCGCCGATTACGCCGACAGCGAAGCCCATTACGAGCGCCGCCCGAGCCTGTGGGTGGAGCCGTCGGGCGACTGGGGCGAGGGCGCGGTGCATCTGCTGGAGATTCCGACCGGCGACGAGTACCACGACAACATCGTCGCGTTCTGGCGCCCGCGCGCGCCGCTGGCGGCCGGGCGCGAGCACCGTTTCGATTACCGTCTGCACTGGTGCGCGAAACATGCGTGGAAGCCGGAACTCGCGACGGTCTCGCGCACTCGAATCGGCGCCGGCACCGACGGCGCGCGCTTGATCGTGCTCGACTTCGACGGCGGCCGTCTGCCTAAACTGGCGGCCGGCGCGCAAGCGCGCGCCGTGGTCTGGGCCTCGGCCGGGCAGGTGGCGCAAGCCACCGCGCACGCCATCGCCGGCAGCGGCGCGTGGCGGCTGTCGTTCCAACTCGCTCCCGGAGACGCGCGCGCCATCGAGCTGCGCGCGGTAATGGAGGACGCCTCCGGCCCTCTTTCCGAAACTTGGCTTTATCGTTGGACTGCATGA
- a CDS encoding glycosyltransferase family 1 protein, translating to MRYAIVTETYPPEINGVALTVHGLEQGLRARGHEVSVVRPRQNADGQGDGAAHELLVRGLPLPRYPGLRFGLPCAARLREAWAANRPDAIYVATEGPLGWSALRAARKLGIPAATGFHTRFDEYMRDYGAPFLVGTALAWMRRFHNGADATLVPTRELAEFLRASGFHDVVRLPRAVDTVLFDPSRRDPALRAQWDAHDATLVAIYVGRIAPEKNLDLAVRAFRALQQRRPEARFVWVGDGPAREKLQRDNPDFVFCGVKRGETLAAHFASGDLFLFPSLSETFGNVTLEAMASGVPTVAFDYGAAHEHLRDGEHGAALANGDEAGFIEAAARIAGDDALRARMARAGRDAIGGLRPQQVAADFDAVLHGLADRGGTPRRLPQEPRPDSKPEQEVV from the coding sequence ATGCGCTACGCGATCGTCACCGAGACCTATCCGCCGGAAATCAACGGCGTCGCCCTGACCGTTCACGGTCTGGAGCAAGGTCTGCGCGCCCGCGGCCATGAGGTGAGCGTGGTGCGCCCGCGCCAGAACGCCGACGGCCAGGGCGACGGCGCCGCGCACGAACTGCTGGTGCGCGGCCTGCCGCTGCCGCGCTACCCCGGCCTGCGCTTCGGCCTGCCCTGCGCCGCGCGTCTGCGCGAGGCCTGGGCCGCGAACCGCCCCGATGCGATCTACGTCGCCACCGAAGGCCCGCTCGGCTGGTCGGCGCTGCGGGCCGCGCGCAAGCTCGGCATCCCGGCCGCGACCGGCTTCCACACCCGCTTCGACGAGTACATGCGCGATTACGGCGCGCCGTTCCTGGTCGGCACCGCGCTGGCGTGGATGCGCCGCTTCCACAACGGCGCCGACGCCACCTTGGTGCCGACCCGCGAACTCGCCGAATTCCTGCGCGCCAGCGGCTTCCACGACGTGGTGCGGCTGCCGCGCGCGGTCGACACCGTGCTGTTCGATCCCTCGCGCCGCGACCCGGCGCTGCGCGCGCAGTGGGACGCGCACGACGCGACCTTGGTCGCGATCTACGTCGGCCGCATCGCGCCGGAGAAGAATCTCGACCTCGCCGTGCGCGCGTTCCGCGCGCTGCAGCAGCGCCGCCCCGAGGCGCGCTTCGTCTGGGTCGGCGACGGCCCGGCGCGCGAGAAGCTGCAGCGCGACAACCCCGACTTCGTGTTCTGCGGCGTCAAGCGCGGCGAAACCCTGGCCGCGCACTTCGCCAGCGGCGACCTGTTCCTGTTCCCCAGCCTCAGCGAAACCTTCGGCAACGTCACCCTGGAAGCGATGGCCAGCGGCGTGCCGACGGTCGCCTTCGATTACGGCGCCGCGCACGAACACCTGCGCGACGGCGAACACGGCGCGGCGCTCGCCAACGGCGACGAGGCCGGCTTCATCGAAGCCGCCGCGCGCATCGCTGGCGACGACGCGCTGCGCGCGCGCATGGCCCGCGCCGGCCGCGACGCCATCGGCGGACTGCGGCCGCAACAGGTCGCCGCCGACTTCGACGCGGTGCTGCACGGTCTGGCCGACCGCGGCGGCACGCCCCGCCGTCTGCCGCAAGAACCCCGTCCCGACAGCAAGCCCGAGCAGGAGGTCGTATGA
- a CDS encoding phosphatase PAP2 family protein, translated as MNRLPLRKRLIAGESGWCLRANRLGERSGSRAYFAAVSRLGDGVFWYVLMAVLVLADGYDGLRASVHLAATGAIALALYKLLKRWTRRPRPFASDQRIHAWVAPLDEFSFPSGHTLHAVAFSLVAMAHYPALGWILVPFTASVAASRVVLGLHYPSDVLAATVIGSSLAGISLWLVPGVTLFG; from the coding sequence ATGAACCGGTTGCCCTTGCGCAAGCGTCTGATCGCCGGCGAATCCGGGTGGTGCCTGCGCGCCAACCGCCTCGGCGAACGCAGCGGCTCGCGCGCGTATTTCGCCGCGGTCAGCCGTCTCGGCGACGGCGTGTTCTGGTATGTGCTGATGGCGGTGCTGGTGCTCGCCGACGGTTACGACGGCCTGCGCGCCTCGGTGCATCTGGCCGCGACCGGCGCGATCGCGCTGGCGCTGTACAAGCTGCTCAAGCGTTGGACCCGGCGCCCGCGTCCGTTCGCGTCGGATCAGCGCATCCACGCCTGGGTCGCGCCGCTGGACGAATTCAGCTTCCCCTCGGGGCATACGCTGCATGCGGTCGCCTTCAGTCTGGTGGCGATGGCGCATTACCCGGCGCTGGGGTGGATCCTGGTGCCGTTCACCGCATCGGTGGCGGCCTCGCGCGTGGTGTTGGGCTTGCACTACCCGAGCGACGTGCTGGCGGCGACGGTGATCGGGTCGAGCTTGGCGGGGATTTCGCTGTGGTTGGTGCCGGGGGTGACGTTGTTCGGTTGA